Proteins encoded in a region of the Streptomyces sp. NBC_01304 genome:
- a CDS encoding ATP/GTP-binding protein, whose translation MGAPQLDQSGGLVAGRDLRALFSSNDPSMVAQEVFTNRQAQWAMVTGALGEHLQRISLPGFSVEDFEAPRDNVAVFYGIGGIGKTSLSRKLEASLAHSEQRPAQWGAPSWPQVRILPVRIDLSRSAGTDFEQIILTIRLALAELGRPLPAFDVALRRYWEVQHPGEPLEEYLSRGGLGRRFGQTLPQQMQSAMADVAQALLLPGTVGSAIGQVTGALVQALRERRQTVRALAGCARLADLLEAEPDVEALSFYPHLLAWELSRLPGKQRIVPVILFDTWEDVGDRTHRDLERLVQRIMWLMPGAFFIVSGRNRLQWADQSLLGQLDFTGPAAWPGLVLSGVPHARTAPEAGPGPSRQMLIGDFSQRDCDDYLARRLTHNGQPLISPSIRSVITTRSHGLPLYLDLSVMRLLEIRRSGRTPVPPDFDHDFGALISRTLQDLTPDERDILRAVSLLDAFDLELATRAAGLEREAPAARLIERPFVREHPYGIWPYHVHALISSTLRSADDHTDDRWTPGDWRRAAERVLAALGAQYGRRSGRDRLLLVGCLRQGLAVAAEFGLALGWLEEAAWDYVSDSVWEPLLPPTRDPNATDEDLTSAAGALVELLSTLARRQHEHRARTVARLQQVIETGHLPAGLREMAIYYQAKAQRDIGESGNSLRGYQQVADGGGRLAPAARRGLAQAARLAGDFPAAYAAAQQLGWEGRHQRVLGDLWWLQGEPARAADAYLAGRLEAEQHAKSGEAAHNQALRALATAFVDPQQADDELDLAAHLLTGLTLRATSINAAIAALIRNAGHPIVDDHVRTLRTEIDIAGLTSTAPTLELAAAFHQAVLDDQDALGATIVRLRDLTQGGDFAYYVDITCFMAGWALPDGHTPPQWLDGAQTTRERWRGLVVARREYLRTA comes from the coding sequence ATGGGCGCACCACAACTTGATCAGTCGGGGGGCCTGGTGGCGGGGCGGGATCTGAGGGCACTGTTCAGCTCGAACGACCCGTCGATGGTGGCGCAGGAGGTCTTCACCAACCGGCAGGCGCAGTGGGCGATGGTCACTGGCGCGCTCGGCGAGCACCTGCAGCGCATCTCCCTGCCAGGCTTCAGCGTCGAGGATTTCGAGGCGCCGCGGGACAACGTGGCGGTGTTCTACGGGATCGGCGGGATCGGCAAGACCAGCCTGTCCCGGAAGCTGGAGGCGTCGCTCGCGCACTCCGAGCAGCGGCCTGCCCAGTGGGGGGCGCCGAGCTGGCCCCAGGTGCGGATCCTGCCCGTGCGGATCGACCTGTCCCGCTCGGCGGGCACGGACTTCGAGCAGATCATCTTGACGATCCGGCTCGCGCTCGCCGAGCTCGGCCGCCCGCTGCCCGCGTTCGACGTGGCGCTGCGCCGCTACTGGGAAGTCCAGCATCCCGGGGAGCCGTTGGAGGAGTACCTGAGCCGGGGCGGGCTGGGCCGGCGGTTCGGGCAGACGCTGCCTCAGCAGATGCAATCCGCGATGGCCGACGTCGCCCAGGCGCTGCTGCTGCCCGGCACGGTGGGCTCGGCGATCGGGCAGGTCACCGGGGCGTTGGTGCAGGCCCTGCGCGAGCGGCGGCAGACGGTGCGGGCCCTGGCCGGCTGCGCGCGGCTGGCCGACCTGCTGGAGGCGGAGCCGGATGTCGAGGCGCTGTCGTTCTATCCGCACCTGTTGGCCTGGGAGCTCAGCCGCCTGCCTGGCAAGCAGCGCATTGTGCCGGTCATTTTGTTCGACACCTGGGAGGACGTCGGGGACCGCACCCACCGGGACCTAGAGCGGCTGGTTCAGCGGATCATGTGGCTGATGCCGGGTGCGTTCTTCATCGTCTCGGGGCGCAACAGGCTGCAGTGGGCGGACCAATCCCTCCTAGGGCAGCTGGACTTCACCGGTCCGGCGGCCTGGCCCGGCCTGGTGCTCAGCGGGGTGCCGCACGCCCGCACCGCCCCCGAGGCCGGGCCCGGCCCGTCACGGCAGATGCTGATCGGCGACTTCAGCCAACGGGACTGCGACGACTACCTCGCCCGACGCCTCACCCACAACGGCCAGCCGCTGATCAGCCCAAGCATCCGGTCGGTCATCACGACCCGCTCGCACGGCCTGCCCCTGTACTTGGATCTCTCCGTGATGAGGCTCCTGGAGATCCGGCGCAGCGGACGCACCCCCGTCCCGCCCGATTTCGACCATGACTTCGGTGCGTTGATCTCCCGCACCCTGCAGGACCTCACCCCCGACGAGCGGGACATCCTGCGCGCGGTGAGCCTCCTGGACGCCTTCGACCTGGAGCTCGCCACCCGGGCCGCGGGCCTGGAGCGTGAGGCGCCGGCCGCGCGGCTGATCGAGCGTCCCTTCGTCCGCGAGCACCCGTACGGGATCTGGCCCTACCACGTGCACGCACTGATCAGCTCCACGCTGCGCAGTGCGGACGACCACACCGACGACCGGTGGACACCCGGCGACTGGCGCCGCGCCGCCGAACGCGTCCTCGCCGCACTCGGCGCCCAGTACGGCCGACGCTCTGGGCGGGACCGGCTGCTACTGGTCGGCTGCCTGCGCCAGGGCCTCGCTGTCGCCGCTGAGTTCGGTCTCGCCCTCGGCTGGCTCGAGGAGGCGGCCTGGGACTACGTGTCGGACTCGGTGTGGGAGCCGCTCCTGCCGCCCACCCGCGATCCGAACGCCACAGACGAAGATCTCACCAGTGCGGCCGGGGCCCTGGTGGAGCTGCTCAGTACGCTCGCTCGCCGTCAGCACGAGCACCGTGCCCGCACCGTGGCCCGCCTGCAGCAGGTCATCGAGACGGGCCATCTGCCCGCCGGCCTGCGCGAGATGGCCATCTACTACCAGGCCAAGGCGCAGCGCGATATCGGCGAGAGTGGCAACTCGCTCCGCGGCTACCAGCAGGTCGCCGACGGGGGCGGCCGCCTGGCCCCCGCCGCCCGGCGCGGCCTCGCCCAGGCCGCCCGCCTTGCCGGTGACTTCCCCGCCGCATACGCCGCCGCGCAGCAGTTGGGCTGGGAAGGACGTCACCAGCGCGTGCTCGGGGATCTGTGGTGGCTACAGGGAGAGCCGGCCCGCGCCGCCGATGCCTATCTGGCCGGGCGGCTGGAAGCCGAGCAGCATGCGAAATCCGGCGAGGCCGCACACAATCAGGCCCTGCGGGCCCTGGCCACAGCCTTCGTCGACCCCCAGCAGGCCGACGACGAACTCGACCTCGCCGCGCACCTCCTGACCGGCCTCACGCTGCGCGCCACCAGCATCAACGCGGCCATCGCCGCCCTTATCCGGAACGCCGGACATCCCATCGTCGACGACCATGTCCGTACCCTGCGCACCGAGATCGACATCGCGGGCCTCACCTCTACAGCTCCCACCCTCGAACTCGCTGCCGCCTTCCATCAGGCCGTCCTCGATGACCAGGACGCGCTCGGCGCCACGATCGTCCGGCTGCGCGACCTGACTCAGGGCGGGGACTTCGCGTATTACGTCGACATCACCTGTTTCATGGCCGGCTGGGCGCTCCCTGACGGGCACACGCCCCCGCAATGGCTCGACGGCGCGCAGACAACTCGGGAGCGGTGGCGGGGCCTGGTCGTCGCCCGCCGCGAGTACCTGCGCACGGCCTGA
- a CDS encoding plasmid partition protein, producing the protein MPAVLIANISPRSMGKTTDTGMMAHALHEIGYTVRAWDADESEHLSQWNEAAGGFPFPVEKNATATFATDVEPLRDGIDLVDVGHTENHPHLADSVLKIADLAIVHMEPSMADWQRVTMPRTSTPVADMVARSAYVRPDRKAPPVWVLLNRVRTGVRSAKDIRDMLRDAEWNVFTVMIPVLDDLKQATAFSVERAASGPFGELVTEMETKGLIKRG; encoded by the coding sequence ATGCCCGCCGTGCTAATCGCCAACATCAGCCCACGCAGCATGGGCAAGACCACGGACACGGGCATGATGGCCCACGCCCTTCACGAAATCGGATACACGGTGAGGGCCTGGGACGCTGACGAGTCCGAGCACCTCAGTCAGTGGAACGAGGCCGCCGGCGGATTTCCCTTCCCTGTGGAGAAGAACGCCACCGCGACGTTCGCCACCGACGTCGAGCCGCTCAGGGACGGCATCGACCTCGTCGACGTCGGCCACACAGAGAACCACCCGCACCTGGCCGACAGCGTGTTGAAGATCGCAGACCTGGCGATCGTGCACATGGAGCCGTCGATGGCGGACTGGCAGCGCGTGACCATGCCGCGTACGTCCACGCCGGTGGCCGACATGGTGGCCCGCTCGGCGTACGTCCGCCCGGACCGTAAAGCCCCGCCTGTGTGGGTTCTCCTGAACCGCGTACGGACCGGAGTCCGTTCTGCCAAGGACATCCGCGACATGCTCCGGGACGCCGAGTGGAACGTGTTCACGGTCATGATCCCGGTACTTGACGACCTCAAGCAGGCGACTGCGTTCAGCGTGGAACGCGCCGCCTCTGGCCCGTTCGGTGAACTGGTCACGGAGATGGAGACGAAGGGACTCATCAAGCGTGGCTAA
- a CDS encoding ribbon-helix-helix domain-containing protein: MGLQVLEPPPTRRGVVPDEQEKSASETEDRVLISGRVRASVRRRMKRYAAEHDVNLQDLLDEALDEFLTKRKT, translated from the coding sequence ATGGGGCTCCAAGTACTGGAACCACCACCGACGAGGAGAGGCGTAGTGCCCGATGAGCAGGAGAAATCGGCATCAGAGACAGAGGACAGGGTCCTCATCAGCGGCCGGGTCCGAGCGTCAGTCCGCCGGCGAATGAAGCGGTACGCAGCCGAGCACGACGTGAACCTGCAGGACCTCCTCGACGAGGCGCTCGACGAGTTCCTGACCAAGCGCAAGACCTGA